One segment of Bacteroidota bacterium DNA contains the following:
- a CDS encoding transposase, which produces MSRKYKFYNPEGTYFVSFAVQGWVDVFTRNQYKDILLEGLVYCQHNKGLEIFAWCIMTNHVHLIIRATKTDQLPEIMRDFKKFTSKAVLKAIENNDHESRREWLLNQFNTDSGHRFWRADNKPVELWSNKVIREKLNYIHYNPVEEGLVFKPEDYLYSSAVNYAGGKGLLEVTLLS; this is translated from the coding sequence ATGAGTCGTAAATACAAGTTTTATAACCCAGAAGGCACGTATTTTGTGAGCTTTGCAGTACAGGGATGGGTTGATGTTTTTACCCGAAACCAGTACAAAGACATCTTACTTGAGGGTCTTGTCTATTGTCAGCACAATAAAGGGCTTGAGATTTTCGCCTGGTGCATTATGACGAATCATGTGCACCTGATTATCAGAGCAACTAAAACTGATCAATTACCCGAAATTATGAGAGATTTTAAGAAGTTCACCAGTAAAGCAGTATTAAAAGCAATCGAGAACAACGACCATGAAAGTCGCAGAGAATGGTTGTTAAATCAATTCAATACCGATTCAGGGCATCGATTCTGGAGAGCTGACAACAAGCCAGTTGAACTGTGGTCAAACAAAGTAATAAGGGAAAAACTAAATTATATTCATTACAACCCGGTTGAGGAAGGTTTGGTTTTCAAACCTGAGGATTATTTATACAGCAGCGCTGTTAATTATGCTGGTGGTAAGGGTTTGTTAGAAGTTACATTGTTAAGTTGA